The sequence TCGCGCCACATCTGATGCGCCCCTTCGTCCGCCATGATCCGGCGCGGCTGATGTGGCCGGCGGCGCTCGCCGGCGCGGCCTTGCTGACGGCGGCCGACATTCTGGTGCGCATCATTCCGGCGCAGAACGAGATCAAGGTCGGCGTCGTCACGGCGCTGATCGGCGCGCCGCTCTTCATCGGGCTCGTGTTCCGCCATCGGCGCGGGCTGACCGGCGAGGTGTCCTGATGGCAGCGCTTCTCAGGGCGGAGGGCGTCGGCGCCACGCTCGGCCGCCGGCAGATCCTGTCAGGCGTCGATTTCAGCCTCGCGGCGGGCGAGTTCGTCGTCGTGATCGGCCCCAACGGCGCCGGCAAGACCACGCTGGTCCGCCGGCTGGCCGGGCTGCTCGATGGCAAGGGCGCGATCTATCTCGGCGACCAGAAGGCCGAGGCAGTATCGCCGCGATTGCGGGCGCGCAAGATCGGCTATCTGCCCCAGGGCCATGTCTTCCACTGGCCGCTTTCGGTTGCCGATGTCGTTGCGCTCGGGCGCATTCCGCATGCCTCCGGCGCGGGGGATCTCGGCGTCGAGGATCGTGCGGCCGTCCTGGCGGCGCTGGAAGCGACCGGCACGCTGGAATTCGCGGATCGCTCGGTCACGACGCTGTCGGGCGGCGAGCGCGCCCGCGTGGCGCTGGCGCGGGTGCTGGCGGGCGAACCGCAGATTATCCTCGCCGATGAGCCCGTAGCGGCTCTCGATGCGCGCTACCAGTTCATCGTGCTCGACCTGCTGCGCGCACGGGCGAGGGCCGGGGCGGCCGTCATGGCGGTCCTGCACGATCTCTCGCTGGCCGCGCGCTATGCCGACCGGCTGGTGATGATGGATGGCGGGCGAATTGTGGCGGAAGGCTCGCCGGAGGTCGTGCTGACGCGGCAAAACCTTGCGGTCACCTTCGGCATTCGCGCCAAGATCGACACGGTAGAGGGCCAGCTCATCGTGACACCGCAGGCGGCGCTGTAGTTTATCGCAAGATTTCCGGCCGGCGAGGGAACCATTCAGGAGGAAGCGCGTTGTGGCGCTGGCGTTCCTCGCATTCTCTCCTACCCGGTACCCAATCCACCATGAACAGAAATACGCTTTATCTCCTCGTCGGAGCCCTGATCGTCGTCGTCATCGGCCTCGGGGTTTATGTTTACAACGAGCAGACCAAGCCGAAGGGTGTCGAGATCCAGGTCGACAAATCCGGCATCTCCATCCAGGAAAACTAAGTCTGCGGCCGAGAGGCCAAGCTCTGCCAATGCCGCGTTCGGATAAGCCGGGCGCGGCAATGGCGACTAGATGGTCGGCTCGGAATCCTTGATCAGCGAGCAGCCGGCAATCTTCCAGCTGCCATCCGGCTGCTTCTCGAAGCGATAGAGCGCGACCCAGTTCTGGCCGTCCGGGCCGGTGACATAGACCTTCTGCACCAGGCCGCTCGGGCTATCGGACACCTGGCCATAGGCGATGCTCTGCGGACGGTAGATCGGCGGGTAGGCCTGCTTCACCATGCCGATGAAGATGTCGGGCGACGGGAACATCTTCTGGATACCCGGGGCCGCGAGGCCATAGGCGGCGGGGCCGTCGTCGCGCTGGAAAGCGGCCAACTGGTCCTGGACCAACTGCTTCAACGTGGTCTGCTCGGCCTGAGTCGGCTCGGTGGCGACGGCCGCCGTCGACAGCAGAGAAGTCGCCATCAGGAAGACGATCGCGAAGGCTATGCGGGTCATGTCCAGGCTCTCCGGCGCGTCGGCAAGGTCGCAACGATCCCACCGTTGAACTAGCTACGCGTCGCGCCGCGGCAAGGTTTCGCGAGCCGATGACTCTTTCCGGTCTGTCGCGTCACGCGCCGGGGCGATTGCGGGGAGGGGACCGGACCTGATATCCCGTGCCTCACGCAACGCACTGCCGGAGGCCCCCGATGCGAGCCCTTTTCGTCCAGATCAAATGCCATCTCGGCCGTGCCTATGAAGTGGCGAATGCCATCGCCGATGCGGAGATCGCGTCGGAGATCTATTCGACCGCCGGCGAGTTCGACCTGCTGGTCAAGTTCTACCTCCCCGATGATGCCGAT is a genomic window of Kaistia defluvii containing:
- a CDS encoding DUF4864 domain-containing protein; translation: MTRIAFAIVFLMATSLLSTAAVATEPTQAEQTTLKQLVQDQLAAFQRDDGPAAYGLAAPGIQKMFPSPDIFIGMVKQAYPPIYRPQSIAYGQVSDSPSGLVQKVYVTGPDGQNWVALYRFEKQPDGSWKIAGCSLIKDSEPTI
- a CDS encoding ABC transporter ATP-binding protein; amino-acid sequence: MAALLRAEGVGATLGRRQILSGVDFSLAAGEFVVVIGPNGAGKTTLVRRLAGLLDGKGAIYLGDQKAEAVSPRLRARKIGYLPQGHVFHWPLSVADVVALGRIPHASGAGDLGVEDRAAVLAALEATGTLEFADRSVTTLSGGERARVALARVLAGEPQIILADEPVAALDARYQFIVLDLLRARARAGAAVMAVLHDLSLAARYADRLVMMDGGRIVAEGSPEVVLTRQNLAVTFGIRAKIDTVEGQLIVTPQAAL
- a CDS encoding Lrp/AsnC ligand binding domain-containing protein, translating into MRALFVQIKCHLGRAYEVANAIADAEIASEIYSTAGEFDLLVKFYLPDDADPGHFVTESVQRFDGIRDTRTIMTFRAF